In Xiphophorus couchianus chromosome 24, X_couchianus-1.0, whole genome shotgun sequence, a single genomic region encodes these proteins:
- the pfn1 gene encoding profilin-1, with protein MSWQSYIDTMKTADQSGMVPVAEAAICGIAAGQESVWVSTSGLQGITVDEIKKLGSKDRSSFAQNGVYIGGTRCRLIRDQMDMDPVFALDLKTAADADGNAFGVCVGKTKTAVVIAKGTKDASGGQISNKVFSVVEHLRKAGM; from the exons ATGTCGTGGCAATCGTATATCGACACCATGAAGACGGCCGACCAGAGCGGCATGGTGCCGGTGGCAGAGGCGGCCATCTGCGGCATCGCAGCTGGACAGGAGAGCGTCTGGGTCAGCACCTCGGGCCTGCAGGGCATCACG GTCGATGAGATCAAGAAGCTGGGCAGCAAGGACCGGTCCAGCTTCGCTCAGAACGGCGTCTACATCGGCGGGACGCGGTGCCGCCTGATCCGGGACCAGATGGACATGGACCCAGTCTTCGCTCTGGACCTGAAGACCGCGGCCGACGCTGACGGCAACGCGTTTGGAGTCTGCGTGGGCAAAACCAAGACAG CTGTAGTCATAGCAAAGGGCACTAAAGACGCCAGCGGCGGCCAGATCTCCAACAAGGTATTCAGCGTCGTCGAACACCTCAGGAAAGCCGGCATGTAA
- the slc25a11 gene encoding mitochondrial 2-oxoglutarate/malate carrier protein has translation MAETKPKTSPKAIKFLFGGLAGMGATVFVQPLDLVKNRMQLSGQGTKAREYKTSFHALFSILKNEGLGGIYTGLSAGLLRQATYTTTRLGIYTILFEKMTGADGRPPNFLLKALIGMTAGATGAFVGTPAEVALIRMTADGRLPADQRRGYTNVFNALARITREEGLTTLWRGCVPTMARAVVVNAAQLASYSQSKQALLDSGYFGDDILCHFCASMISGLVTTAASMPVDIVKTRIQNMRMIDGKPEYKNGLDVLMRVVGKEGFFSLWKGFTPYYARLGPHTVLTFIFLEQMNRLYKTYVLDR, from the exons ATGGCGGAGACAAAGCCGAAGACCTCTCCGAAGGCCATAAAGTTCCTGTTCGGAGGTCTGGCCGG CATGGGGGCCACGGTGTTCGTCCAGCCTTTGGACCTGGTGAAGAACCGGATGCAGTTGAGCGGCCAGGGCACCAAGGCCCGCGAGTACAAGACCAGCTTCCACGCTCTGTTCTCCATCCTGAAGAACGAAGGACTGGGAGGCATCTACACCGG CCTGTCTGCAGGGCTCCTCCGCCAGGCCACCTACACCACCACCCGCCTGGGCATCTACACCATCCTGTTTGAGAAGATGACGGGAGCCGACGGACGACCGCCCAACTTCCTGCTGAAG GCTCTGATCGGGATGACGGCCGGTGCCACCGGAGCGTTTGTGGGGACGCCGGCGGAGGTTGCTCTGATCAGGATGACGGCTGACGGGCG acttCCTGCTGACCAGAGGAGAGGATATACCAACGTGTTCAACGCTCTGGCTCGCATCACCAGAGAGGAAGGGCTGACCACGCTGTGGAGG GGCTGTGTTCCCACCATGGCCCGGGCGGTGGTGGTCAACGCCGCTCAGCTGGCGTCCTACTCCCAGTCCAAACAGGCGCTGCTGGACTCAG ggtACTTTGGAGACGACATCTTGTGCCATTTCTGTGCCAGTATGATCAGCGGTCTGGTTACCACGGCAGCATCGATGCCCGTCGACATCGTCAAGACCAG GATCCAgaacatgaggatgattgacggCAAACCAGAGTACAAGAACGGCCTG gatGTTCTGATGCGGGTCGTGGGGAAGGAGGGCTTCTTCTCCCTGTGGAAAGGTTTCACTCCGTACTACGCCCGGCTCGGCCCTCACACCGTCCTCACCTTCATCTTCCTGGAGCAGATGAACCGCCTCTACAAGACCTATGTGCTGGACCGCTAA
- the LOC114140630 gene encoding LOW QUALITY PROTEIN: mamu class II histocompatibility antigen, DR alpha chain-like (The sequence of the model RefSeq protein was modified relative to this genomic sequence to represent the inferred CDS: inserted 2 bases in 1 codon), which translates to MELLQLLLQLLLCVLLCVSAEVQHDSFRVIGCSDTDGLDMMTLDGEEVWHADFIHETGVDTLPSKFXSGLYEQSVGQQQLCKNNLKIIRTGLKDIPDPLDPPTSLLYTANIVELGEKNILVCHVSGFYPAPVNVSWTKNGQKVTEGTSINVPFPNQDNTFTQISRLQFVPQLGDIYSCSVEHLALEEPLTRIWDVEVRVPQPGAGPAVFCGVGLIVGLLGVAVGTFFLIRGRES; encoded by the exons atggagctgctgcagctgctgctgcagctgctgctctgcgtcctgctctgtgtttctgctgaag TTCAACATGACAGTTTCCGGGTTATTGGATGTTCAGACACGGACGGATTGGACATGATGACGCTGGATGGGGAAGAGGTTTGGCACGCCGACTTCATCCATGAGACAGGAGTTGATACCCTGCCATCCAAGTT CTCAGGGCTTTATGAACAATCTGTGGGGCAACAACAACTCTGCAAAAATAACCTGAAGATTATCCGTACTGGTCTGAAGGACATCCCTGATCCACTTG ATCCTCCAACCAGCCTGCTCTACACTGCTAACATTGTGGAGCTGGGAGAGAAGAACATCCTGGTCTGTCACGTCTCTGGTTTCTATCCGGCTCCGGTCAACGTGTCCTGGACCAAAAACGGTCAGAAAGTGACCGAAGGAACCAGCATCAACGTTCCCTTTCCCAACCAAGACAACACCTTCACCCAGATCTCCAGGCTGCAGTTCGTCCCTCAGCTGGGAGACATCTACAGCTGCTCAGTGGAGCATCTGGCTCTGGAAGAACCACTGACCAGAATCTGGG ATGTTGAAGTGCGCGTTCCTCAGCCCGGCGCTGGACCCGCGGTGTTCTGTGGAGTCGGTCTGATCGTGGGTCTGCTTGGCGTGGCGGTTGGGACCTTCTTCCTCATTAGGGGGAGAGAGAGCTGA